The Effusibacillus lacus genome window below encodes:
- the pruA gene encoding L-glutamate gamma-semialdehyde dehydrogenase — protein MIPFRNEPFTNFADPANKEAMKAALAKVKAELGKEYPLVIGGEKITTGKKVKSINPGNLDEIVGIQCQANQELAQKAVDIAMETFKTWQFVEPHVRANYLFKAAAEMRRRKFEFAAWMVYEVGKNWGEADADVAEAIDFMEFYGREMIRLGGPQPLVPYEGEDNHLYYIPLGVGVVIPPWNFPLAIMVGMTTAAIVSGNTVVLKPASTSPVIAAKFVELMEQIGLPKGVINFLPGSGSEIGDFLVEHPKTRFVSFTGSRDVGIRINERIAKQAEGQIWIKRLVAEMGGKDAVVVDASADPEEAATGIVQSAFGFQGQKCSAGSRAIVHKDLYDVVLQKVVEKTKALQVGLPEENYAIGPVVDENAYNKILEYIEVGKKEGRLMAGGGKAEGNGYYIQPTIIADVKEDARIMLEEIFGPVLAFYKADSFEKAIEVFNNTEYGLTGALYSNDREHLEYARKYMHCGNLYFNRKCTGALVGVHPFGGFNMSGTDSKAGGRDYLLLFTQAKVVSERF, from the coding sequence ATGATTCCGTTCCGTAACGAACCTTTTACCAATTTTGCAGACCCGGCCAACAAGGAAGCCATGAAAGCCGCCCTTGCCAAAGTCAAGGCGGAGTTGGGCAAAGAGTATCCTTTGGTCATCGGCGGGGAGAAAATCACGACCGGGAAAAAAGTGAAATCCATAAACCCCGGAAATTTGGATGAAATCGTGGGAATCCAGTGCCAGGCCAACCAGGAACTGGCGCAAAAGGCTGTCGATATCGCCATGGAAACTTTCAAAACATGGCAGTTCGTGGAGCCGCACGTCCGTGCCAACTATCTGTTCAAGGCGGCTGCTGAAATGCGTCGCCGCAAGTTCGAATTTGCTGCCTGGATGGTCTATGAAGTGGGCAAGAACTGGGGAGAAGCGGATGCGGATGTGGCGGAAGCCATTGATTTCATGGAATTCTACGGTCGCGAAATGATTCGTCTGGGGGGGCCGCAGCCTTTGGTTCCCTATGAAGGGGAAGACAATCACCTGTATTACATCCCGCTTGGTGTGGGGGTAGTCATTCCTCCCTGGAACTTCCCGCTGGCCATTATGGTGGGCATGACAACGGCTGCCATTGTGTCGGGCAACACGGTTGTGTTGAAACCGGCTTCCACTTCTCCGGTCATTGCAGCGAAATTTGTGGAACTGATGGAACAGATCGGTCTGCCGAAGGGAGTTATCAACTTCCTGCCAGGTTCCGGCTCTGAAATCGGGGACTTCCTGGTGGAACATCCAAAGACCCGGTTTGTATCTTTCACCGGTTCCCGTGATGTGGGAATTCGCATCAATGAAAGAATCGCCAAGCAAGCGGAAGGCCAGATCTGGATCAAGCGTCTGGTTGCGGAAATGGGCGGTAAAGACGCAGTAGTGGTGGACGCTTCGGCAGACCCGGAAGAAGCGGCAACCGGAATTGTACAATCCGCCTTCGGGTTTCAGGGACAGAAATGTTCCGCGGGTTCCCGGGCGATTGTGCATAAGGACTTGTATGACGTAGTTCTGCAAAAAGTCGTTGAAAAGACCAAGGCTCTGCAGGTGGGGCTTCCGGAAGAAAACTACGCAATCGGTCCGGTTGTGGACGAGAATGCATACAACAAGATTCTGGAATACATTGAAGTGGGCAAGAAGGAAGGGCGTCTGATGGCAGGCGGCGGCAAGGCGGAAGGCAACGGCTACTACATCCAGCCGACCATCATTGCGGACGTGAAAGAAGATGCCCGGATCATGCTGGAAGAGATCTTCGGCCCGGTGCTGGCGTTCTACAAGGCGGACAGCTTTGAGAAAGCGATTGAAGTGTTCAACAACACCGAATACGGCCTGACCGGAGCTCTTTATTCCAATGACCGCGAACACTTGGAATACGCCCGAAAGTATATGCATTGCGGCAATCTGTACTTCAACCGCAAGTGCACGGGCGCGCTCGTAGGTGTCCATCCCTTTGGCGGATTCAACATGTCGGGCACCGATTCCAAAGCGGGAGGACGGGATTACCTGCTGCTCTTTACACAGGCAAAGGTTGTTTCCGAGCGGTTTTAA
- a CDS encoding DUF2334 domain-containing protein has protein sequence MNRFRPALLRLEDIGPGGPYRTLKDLGRLRAVFEYLMGQHVPFHVALIPRWKQLEPDSSWYNKGLDDSTPDLHLQKFISLMQCVQRHGVLFGMHGYTHQYGDRKLENDNQDTGTGFEFDVEGFPETATSFYAADRIRKSLTAFQKAGLYPHFWESPHYRHTLAQERIFGSYVKVLYQSDAERHATSHVYISETGNIFIPTPYYYVHEQNTVAQILSRLAGSHDLASMFYHPFLEFPHLEPVRDSVGSPLMWDGLPVYRYKTEDTDLQRLVKGVRHMRYHWLPLYALIPMPRVWQGDDYH, from the coding sequence ATGAACAGATTCCGCCCTGCTTTACTTCGGCTTGAGGACATCGGACCCGGTGGGCCCTATCGGACACTTAAGGATTTGGGGCGTTTGCGGGCTGTATTTGAGTATCTGATGGGTCAGCATGTGCCATTTCATGTGGCGTTAATCCCGCGTTGGAAGCAACTCGAACCGGACTCAAGTTGGTATAATAAGGGACTCGACGATTCGACTCCCGATCTCCACCTGCAAAAGTTCATCTCATTGATGCAATGCGTCCAGCGCCACGGCGTTCTGTTCGGCATGCATGGATACACTCACCAATATGGGGATCGGAAGCTGGAGAACGACAATCAGGACACCGGAACCGGCTTTGAATTTGACGTAGAAGGATTTCCGGAGACGGCCACCTCCTTTTATGCGGCAGATCGGATCCGCAAGAGCCTCACCGCTTTTCAAAAAGCCGGACTCTATCCTCACTTCTGGGAATCTCCCCATTACCGGCACACCCTGGCACAGGAACGCATCTTTGGCTCCTATGTGAAGGTTCTCTACCAAAGCGATGCGGAAAGACATGCCACATCACATGTGTATATTTCGGAAACGGGAAATATTTTTATCCCCACACCTTATTACTATGTTCACGAACAAAATACAGTAGCGCAAATCCTGTCACGACTTGCCGGGTCCCATGATCTCGCTTCCATGTTCTATCACCCGTTTTTGGAGTTTCCGCATCTGGAGCCTGTTCGGGATTCCGTGGGAAGTCCGCTTATGTGGGATGGCCTGCCCGTATATCGGTATAAGACGGAAGACACAGACCTGCAGCGATTAGTGAAGGGAGTGCGGCATATGCGGTATCATTGGCTTCCTCTCTATGCGCTGATTCCCATGCCGCGGGTCTGGCAAGGAGATGACTACCATTAA
- a CDS encoding acetyl-CoA hydrolase/transferase family protein, translated as MNFSHAYKDKLRSAEEAVSLINPGDDIIVPLTAGEPPALLDALPHHKGLRGNRLFQMLSLRPALSVEPERLQLVSLFLGVGDRPGFHEGRVDLLPNHFSDLPRLLRDFTKNRVIMATVSPMDDKGYFSLGTNCDYTATLLEDANLILLEVNENMPRTYGLNQIHIDQAHAIIENHVPLPTLSEPVLTDNDVKIGRTIAGLIHDGDTLQIGFGAIPNAVMNFLKDHRDLSIFTEMLPDKVADLYEAGVITNRNKPIFEGKTTMTFALGSQKLYNFMHENRDLLMIPVNQSNDIRVISQFDNIVSINATVEVDFLGQCNSETIGGKYYSSTGGQADFAKGVRLAKNGRGIICLHSTAKNGQVSKIVPTLPEGAVVTTSKNDVDIVVTEYGMAELKGKTIRERTKALIGIAHPKFREELEFAARKMGYLV; from the coding sequence ATGAACTTCAGCCATGCCTATAAAGACAAATTGAGGTCTGCAGAAGAAGCGGTTTCCCTCATTAATCCTGGAGATGACATAATTGTCCCCCTGACGGCCGGGGAGCCGCCTGCTTTGCTGGACGCCCTGCCCCATCATAAGGGATTGCGCGGAAACCGGCTGTTTCAAATGTTGTCTCTTCGTCCGGCCCTATCCGTGGAACCGGAGAGGCTTCAACTGGTTTCCCTGTTCCTGGGAGTTGGAGATCGCCCCGGCTTTCATGAAGGCCGGGTGGATCTGCTGCCTAATCATTTCTCGGATCTTCCCCGGTTACTGAGGGACTTTACGAAGAATCGCGTGATTATGGCAACCGTATCCCCAATGGATGATAAGGGCTACTTCTCGCTTGGCACGAACTGCGATTATACCGCCACGCTGCTAGAGGATGCCAATCTCATTCTGCTGGAAGTCAACGAGAACATGCCCCGGACGTACGGACTAAACCAGATTCATATCGATCAGGCCCACGCCATTATTGAGAACCATGTCCCGCTCCCCACACTGTCCGAGCCGGTGTTGACAGATAACGATGTGAAAATCGGGCGGACCATTGCCGGCCTCATTCATGACGGAGATACGCTGCAAATCGGTTTTGGAGCCATCCCCAATGCGGTGATGAACTTCCTGAAGGATCACAGGGATCTGAGCATTTTCACGGAGATGCTGCCGGACAAAGTGGCGGATCTCTATGAAGCGGGGGTCATCACCAATCGGAACAAGCCGATTTTTGAAGGGAAAACCACCATGACCTTTGCTCTTGGCAGCCAAAAATTGTATAATTTCATGCATGAAAATCGGGACTTGTTAATGATCCCTGTCAACCAATCGAACGACATTCGGGTCATATCCCAATTTGACAATATCGTGTCGATCAACGCAACGGTAGAAGTGGATTTTCTTGGTCAATGCAATTCGGAAACGATTGGCGGCAAGTATTACTCCTCCACCGGTGGGCAGGCTGACTTTGCTAAAGGGGTGAGGCTCGCAAAAAATGGCCGGGGCATCATATGTCTCCATTCCACGGCCAAAAACGGCCAAGTGTCCAAGATCGTACCTACACTTCCTGAAGGGGCTGTCGTCACCACCTCCAAAAATGATGTGGACATAGTGGTAACCGAATACGGCATGGCAGAGTTGAAAGGGAAAACGATCAGGGAACGCACGAAAGCTTTGATCGGAATCGCTCACCCCAAGTTCCGTGAGGAATTGGAGTTTGCGGCCAGAAAGATGGGATATTTGGTATAG